A stretch of Gemmobacter fulvus DNA encodes these proteins:
- the secY gene encoding preprotein translocase subunit SecY: MASAAEQMAANLSWGAFGKASDLRQRILFTIGLLIVYRLGTFIPVPGIDGAQLREFMSGVSAGLGGILNMFTGGAISRMGIFALGIMPYISASIIVQLLTAMVPQLEQLKKEGEQGRKKINQYTRYGTVALAVFQAWGIALSLEAGDLAHDPGMFFRLACVITLVGGTMFLMWIGEQITARGIGNGISLIIFVGIVAEIPAALAQFFSQGRSGAISPAVIVGVLIMVVAVIAFVVFMERALRKIHIQYPRRQVGMKIYDGGSSHLPIKVNPAGVIPAIFASSLLLLPTTIAAFSGSATGPVMSTILAYFGPGQPLYLLFFTAMIVFFAYFYTHNVSFKVDDVAENLKNQSGFVPGIRPGKKTEEYLEYVVNRVLVLGAGYLALVCLLPEVIRSQLSIPFYFGGTSVLIVVSVTMDTINQVQSHLLAHQYEGLIEKSQLRGKKRGAKTPTRR, translated from the coding sequence ATGGCATCTGCTGCAGAGCAAATGGCGGCGAACCTGAGCTGGGGCGCCTTTGGCAAGGCAAGCGACCTTCGCCAACGCATTCTTTTTACAATCGGCCTGCTGATCGTCTACCGTCTGGGCACCTTTATCCCGGTTCCGGGCATCGACGGGGCACAGCTGCGCGAGTTCATGTCGGGCGTGTCGGCGGGTCTCGGCGGCATCCTGAACATGTTTACCGGCGGCGCCATCAGCCGCATGGGCATCTTTGCCCTTGGCATCATGCCCTATATTTCGGCCTCGATCATCGTGCAGCTTCTGACGGCCATGGTGCCGCAGCTGGAGCAGCTGAAGAAAGAGGGCGAGCAGGGCCGCAAGAAGATCAACCAATATACCCGCTACGGCACCGTGGCGCTGGCTGTGTTTCAGGCCTGGGGCATCGCGCTCAGCCTGGAGGCTGGCGATCTGGCGCATGATCCAGGCATGTTCTTCCGGCTTGCCTGCGTCATCACGCTGGTTGGCGGCACCATGTTCCTGATGTGGATCGGTGAGCAGATCACGGCGCGCGGCATCGGCAATGGCATTTCGCTGATCATCTTCGTCGGCATCGTGGCCGAGATCCCGGCCGCGCTTGCACAGTTCTTCAGCCAGGGCCGCTCGGGGGCGATTTCGCCTGCGGTGATCGTTGGTGTGCTGATCATGGTCGTGGCGGTGATTGCCTTCGTGGTGTTCATGGAACGCGCGCTGCGCAAGATCCATATTCAGTATCCCCGCCGTCAGGTGGGCATGAAGATCTATGATGGCGGCTCCAGCCACCTGCCGATCAAGGTGAACCCGGCGGGCGTGATCCCGGCGATCTTCGCCTCGTCGCTGCTGCTGCTGCCGACGACCATCGCCGCCTTCTCGGGCTCGGCCACCGGGCCGGTGATGTCGACCATCCTTGCCTATTTCGGGCCGGGGCAGCCGCTGTATCTGCTGTTCTTCACCGCCATGATCGTGTTCTTCGCGTATTTCTACACCCACAACGTCAGCTTCAAGGTTGATGATGTGGCAGAGAACCTGAAAAACCAGAGCGGCTTTGTGCCCGGCATCCGTCCCGGCAAGAAGACCGAGGAATATCTGGAATATGTGGTGAATCGTGTGCTGGTGCTGGGCGCGGGCTATCTCGCCCTCGTCTGTCTGTTGCCGGAGGTGATCCGCAGCCAGTTGTCCATCCCGTTCTACTTTGGTGGGACTTCCGTGCTGATCGTGGTTTCGGTCACCATGGACACCATCAACCAGGTGCAGTCGCATCTGCTGGCCCATCAATATGAAGGGCTGATCGAAAAGTCACAGTTGCGCGGCAAGAAACGCGGGGCAAAGACCCCGACACGTCGCTGA
- the rpsH gene encoding 30S ribosomal protein S8, with product MSMNDPLGDMLTRIRNAQMRGKSTVKSPASKLRAWVLDVLADEGYIRGYEKSETENGQGELTISLKYFEGTPVIRDLKRVSKPGRRVYMGVKDIPSVRNGLGVSIVSTPKGVMSDAAARSANVGGEVLCTVF from the coding sequence ATGTCGATGAACGATCCTCTCGGCGATATGCTGACCCGTATCCGCAACGCCCAGATGCGTGGCAAGTCCACCGTCAAATCCCCGGCTTCGAAACTGCGCGCCTGGGTTCTGGATGTGCTGGCCGACGAAGGCTACATCCGGGGTTATGAGAAGTCCGAGACCGAAAACGGTCAGGGCGAGCTGACGATCAGCCTGAAATACTTCGAAGGCACGCCGGTCATCCGTGACCTGAAGCGCGTCTCGAAGCCGGGCCGCCGCGTGTACATGGGCGTCAAGGACATTCCGTCCGTGCGCAATGGCCTCGGTGTTTCGATCGTCTCCACGCCGAAAGGCGTCATGTCCGATGCAGCAGCACGCTCCGCCAATGTTGGTGGCGAAGTGCTCTGCACCGTGTTCTGA
- the rpsM gene encoding 30S ribosomal protein S13, with amino-acid sequence MARIAGVNIPTAKRVPIALTYITGIGNHTADQICAAVGIDPTRRVNQLSDAEVLAIREYIDANYTVEGDLRRETSMNIKRLMDLGCYRGLRHRRNLPVRGQRTHTNARTRKGPAKAIAGKKK; translated from the coding sequence TTGGCACGTATTGCTGGCGTTAACATCCCGACCGCGAAACGGGTTCCGATCGCGCTCACCTATATCACCGGGATCGGCAACCACACCGCAGACCAGATTTGCGCTGCTGTTGGCATCGACCCGACCCGCCGCGTGAACCAGCTTTCCGATGCTGAAGTTCTGGCGATCCGCGAATATATCGACGCGAACTACACCGTCGAGGGCGACCTGCGTCGTGAAACCTCGATGAACATCAAGCGTCTGATGGACCTCGGCTGCTACCGTGGCCTGCGTCACCGTCGCAACCTGCCGGTTCGCGGCCAGCGTACCCATACCAACGCACGCACCCGCAAAGGCCCTGCAAAGGCCATTGCCGGCAAGAAGAAATAA
- the rpsK gene encoding 30S ribosomal protein S11, with translation MARDKTRMKRKERKNIAAGVVHVNSSFNNTKILISDVQGNAISWSSSGTMGFKGSRKSTPYAAQMAAEDAARKAQEHGMKTVEVEVQGPGSGRESALRALAAVGLNITSIRDVTPLAHNGCRPPKRRRV, from the coding sequence ATGGCACGCGATAAAACCCGTATGAAGCGTAAGGAACGCAAAAACATCGCCGCTGGCGTTGTTCATGTGAACTCCTCGTTCAACAACACCAAGATCCTGATCTCGGACGTGCAGGGCAACGCCATTTCCTGGTCGTCGTCGGGCACCATGGGCTTCAAAGGCTCGCGGAAATCGACCCCCTACGCGGCCCAGATGGCCGCCGAGGATGCGGCCCGCAAGGCCCAGGAACACGGCATGAAAACCGTGGAAGTCGAAGTTCAGGGCCCCGGTTCGGGTCGTGAATCGGCTCTGCGCGCTCTGGCTGCTGTTGGTCTGAACATCACCTCGATCCGCGACGTGACGCCGCTGGCGCATAACGGCTGCCGTCCGCCGAAGCGTCGCCGCGTCTGA
- the rplO gene encoding 50S ribosomal protein L15, translating to MKLHELSDNQGAARKKKRVARGPGSGKGKTAGRGIKGQKSRSGVAIGGYEGGQMPLYRRLPKRGFTKPNAKHYAVVNLGLIQKFINEGKLNAASELTEEVLVASGLVRRQLDGVRVLNKGEITSAVTLKVTGASAAAVEAVAKAGGTLTVAEAVAAAAE from the coding sequence ATGAAACTTCATGAACTTTCCGACAACCAAGGCGCAGCCCGCAAGAAAAAGCGCGTGGCACGCGGTCCGGGTTCGGGCAAAGGCAAAACCGCTGGCCGTGGTATCAAGGGCCAGAAATCGCGTTCGGGCGTTGCCATCGGTGGTTACGAAGGCGGCCAGATGCCGCTGTACCGTCGTCTGCCGAAGCGCGGCTTCACCAAGCCGAATGCAAAGCATTACGCTGTGGTCAACCTCGGGCTGATCCAGAAATTCATCAACGAGGGCAAGCTCAACGCCGCTTCGGAACTGACCGAAGAAGTGCTGGTGGCTTCCGGCCTCGTGCGTCGTCAGCTTGACGGTGTGCGCGTTCTGAACAAGGGCGAGATCACCTCGGCTGTCACCCTGAAAGTCACCGGGGCCTCGGCTGCGGCGGTTGAAGCGGTCGCCAAGGCTGGTGGCACGCTGACCGTGGCGGAAGCTGTGGCTGCTGCGGCGGAATAA
- the rpmD gene encoding 50S ribosomal protein L30, with protein MAGKTIVVKQVASAARRPAIQTATLKGLGLNKMNRTRELEDTPSVRGMVNKISHLVKIIEERG; from the coding sequence ATGGCTGGTAAAACCATCGTCGTGAAGCAGGTGGCCTCGGCCGCTCGCCGTCCCGCGATCCAGACCGCGACCCTCAAAGGTCTTGGCCTGAACAAGATGAACCGCACCCGCGAACTGGAAGATACGCCTTCCGTCCGTGGCATGGTCAACAAGATCTCGCATCTTGTGAAGATCATCGAAGAGCGCGGCTGA
- a CDS encoding adenylate kinase — MVNIILLGPPGAGKGTQAKRLVEERNMVQLSTGDMLREARSSGTEMGKRVAEVMDKGGLVTDEIVIGLIEEKITGNAGGGFIFDGFPRTLPQADALAQLLDKTGQRLNAVVEMQVDDAALVARITGRYTCGSCGEVYHDQIRPTKVAGTCDACGGTTMVRRADDNEDSLKHRLMEYYKKTSPLIGYYYAKGQLSTVDGLAEMDTVAAAIAKVLDKS, encoded by the coding sequence ATGGTAAATATCATTCTTCTTGGGCCGCCGGGCGCGGGCAAAGGCACGCAGGCCAAGCGGCTGGTGGAAGAGCGGAACATGGTGCAGCTCTCGACCGGGGACATGCTGCGCGAGGCGCGCAGCTCGGGCACCGAGATGGGCAAGCGCGTCGCCGAGGTGATGGACAAGGGCGGGCTGGTCACGGACGAGATCGTGATCGGCCTGATCGAAGAGAAAATCACCGGCAATGCAGGTGGCGGGTTCATCTTTGATGGCTTCCCCCGCACCCTGCCGCAGGCCGATGCTCTGGCGCAGCTGCTGGACAAGACCGGCCAGCGCCTGAATGCGGTGGTCGAGATGCAGGTGGATGATGCGGCGCTGGTGGCACGCATCACCGGCCGTTACACCTGTGGCAGCTGCGGTGAGGTCTATCATGACCAGATCCGCCCGACCAAGGTGGCGGGCACCTGCGATGCCTGTGGCGGCACGACGATGGTGCGCCGCGCCGATGACAACGAAGACAGCCTCAAGCATCGCTTGATGGAATATTACAAGAAAACCTCGCCGCTGATCGGCTACTACTATGCCAAGGGTCAGCTCAGCACGGTGGATGGGCTGGCGGAAATGGACACGGTTGCCGCCGCTATTGCCAAAGTTCTTGACAAAAGCTGA
- the rplR gene encoding 50S ribosomal protein L18, with protein sequence MANNKRELFLKRRLRVRNKIKAMSNGRARLSVHRSSKNISVQLIDDVNGVTLASASTLEKDLGFVGKNNVEAAAKVGATIAERAKKAGVEECYFDRGGFLFHGKIKALAEAAREGGLKF encoded by the coding sequence ATGGCGAACAACAAGAGAGAGCTGTTCCTCAAGCGCCGCCTGCGCGTCCGGAACAAGATCAAGGCGATGTCGAACGGGCGTGCGCGCCTGTCCGTGCATCGTTCCAGCAAGAACATTTCTGTTCAGCTGATCGACGACGTGAACGGTGTCACGCTCGCTTCGGCCTCGACCCTCGAAAAGGATCTGGGCTTCGTGGGCAAGAACAACGTCGAAGCCGCCGCCAAGGTGGGTGCGACGATTGCCGAGCGCGCGAAAAAGGCCGGTGTCGAAGAGTGCTATTTCGACCGCGGTGGTTTCCTCTTTCACGGCAAGATCAAGGCTTTGGCCGAGGCTGCCCGTGAAGGCGGACTTAAGTTCTGA
- the rplF gene encoding 50S ribosomal protein L6 — translation MSRIGKKPVALPKGVSAEVKGQTVEVKGPKGTRSFTATDDVTLALEEGAVKVTPRGTSKRARQQWGMVRSQVENLVTGVTAGFKKELEIQGVGYRAAMAGNILKLSLGYSHEVNFEVPQGVTVTAPKQTEIVVEGIDQQLVGQVAANIRDWKRPEPYKGKGIRYKDEFVFRKEGKKK, via the coding sequence ATGTCTCGTATTGGCAAAAAGCCCGTCGCTCTGCCGAAAGGCGTATCGGCCGAAGTCAAAGGTCAGACCGTGGAAGTGAAGGGGCCGAAAGGCACCCGCAGCTTCACCGCGACCGACGACGTGACGCTGGCGCTCGAAGAGGGTGCAGTGAAGGTGACGCCGCGCGGCACCTCCAAGCGCGCTCGTCAGCAGTGGGGCATGGTGCGCTCGCAGGTGGAAAACCTTGTGACCGGCGTGACCGCTGGCTTCAAGAAAGAGCTGGAAATTCAGGGCGTGGGTTACCGCGCCGCGATGGCCGGCAATATTCTGAAGCTGTCGCTCGGCTATTCGCATGAGGTCAACTTCGAAGTGCCGCAGGGCGTGACCGTTACCGCGCCCAAGCAAACCGAAATCGTTGTGGAAGGGATCGATCAACAGCTCGTTGGTCAGGTCGCCGCGAACATCCGTGACTGGAAACGCCCCGAGCCCTACAAAGGCAAAGGCATCCGGTACAAGGACGAGTTCGTCTTCCGCAAGGAAGGCAAGAAGAAGTAA
- the rpsE gene encoding 30S ribosomal protein S5 yields MAERENRQGRRDDRRSDAREETPEFADRLVAINRVSKTVKGGKRFGFAALVVVGDQRGRVGFGKGKAKEVPEAIRKATEQAKRQMIRVPLKDARTLHHDMEGRHGAGKVVMRAAVAGTGIIAGGPMRAVFEMLGLQDVVAKSLGSQNPYNMIRATIDGLKQESSPRQVAQRRGKKVADILKKPDAEVVEA; encoded by the coding sequence ATGGCAGAACGTGAAAACCGCCAGGGCCGCCGCGATGATCGTCGCAGCGATGCTCGTGAAGAGACCCCGGAATTCGCTGACCGTCTGGTCGCGATCAACCGCGTGTCGAAAACCGTGAAAGGCGGCAAGCGCTTCGGCTTTGCAGCCCTCGTGGTGGTCGGCGATCAGCGCGGCCGCGTGGGTTTCGGCAAAGGCAAAGCGAAAGAAGTGCCGGAAGCGATCCGCAAGGCAACGGAACAGGCCAAGCGCCAGATGATCCGCGTGCCGCTGAAGGACGCCCGCACCCTGCACCACGACATGGAGGGCCGTCATGGCGCTGGCAAGGTTGTGATGCGGGCCGCCGTTGCGGGTACCGGCATCATCGCCGGTGGTCCGATGCGCGCCGTGTTCGAAATGCTGGGCCTGCAAGACGTTGTGGCGAAGTCGCTCGGCTCGCAGAACCCCTACAACATGATCCGCGCGACCATCGACGGTCTGAAGCAGGAATCGTCCCCCCGTCAGGTCGCGCAGCGTCGCGGCAAGAAAGTGGCCGACATCCTGAAGAAGCCCGACGCTGAAGTCGTCGAAGCGTAA